In Oncorhynchus gorbuscha isolate QuinsamMale2020 ecotype Even-year linkage group LG03, OgorEven_v1.0, whole genome shotgun sequence, the DNA window acattaattaccttcagaggtgaatgtatcaaaacAGTTGCTGTGATAAAAgtttgttgtgcactctcctcaaacaatagcatagtattattttactctaatagctactgtaaattggacagtgcagttagattaaaaataatttaaacTTTCTGCctatataagacatgtctatgtcttGGAAAGTTCACTGTTACTTACaatgtcatgctaatcacattagcgcataTTATCTCAACCATCCCGGTATAGGGACAcagatcctgtagaggtttttaACATCAACATTGCTCCAAGTTTTCCCCATAATTGCAAAGCCCTATTTAATGTTCTGCTCTGATAGTAATTTCTGAAGATATATTTTAAAATGTGATTATTAATTTTAAGGAAGAATACCCTGTTATGTGAACTGAACTCTAGTTTTAATATGGTGGAACtctgaacatctaatagtcaaatcatagtgtaaaagtgAGCAGGTTCTACTCTTTCtggccattttctggtgttttgtggtggaaaactgagtgggTCAAGTATATCACATCAACCATGTTACTCATAGACAGGCTAGAatcttttaaaatatttgttgttgtaaagcttgcattcaatttcccctccctgttgcacacaataAGCTTCTATTTCCTGTCACAAGAGGATTCATGGCTGATTAAAGAAGAAATCGTCAACACTGTTAATCAACCTATATACACACTTTACTTAATTAGGCACATACTATAGTctttttaaatttgatttaacctcgagatgggaaaacatgtttttttattaagttgaacatgtgctctttatgacagaatgtaaaaatgaggtgaaatcaaatgttttttcccCACCAAGTTAGATATCTCAAAAGGCACTGAATTGGTGGAATGACCCCTACACAGAATTCATAGAAAGACTGTACCTTCACCTTATATACTCCCTGACAAAGAAAACACTGGAAGCAGTCAGACCTCTCCCAACATCGAGTCAACATGGCATGAATACAGTATAACGATAAACAGaacaaaaataaattaatgtATAGGGTAACACCATGAGTATCCTTTGATAAGTCTTGGGGAAAGTTACTAAGAAAAAAAAGGGTTTAAAATtaaattacacattctgttaaTAAATACACAGTTGTATGCAGTATATATCCTGCCATTGAGATTAACATGGGCATCGTCAGGGGCAGTAGTAGTCGTAGCAGTAATTGTTGGCAGCCATTTTAGTAGGAACAGAACGGGGAACAGAAAGGTGGGGTAGGTTGGGGACAGGGAAGGACAGGAGTTGTCAGTAGTTTTGGCTGAATAGGTGAGGTAGGGCTGGTCACAACTCAAACAGTGGTGGCTTTAAAAAGACTGGCAGGAAAGTTTTTATATCATGTTCTTTTTACATTTTGCTTTTGTCATTTCATTATTTTCTTTTGTTGACTTGTGCGTTCATTGGAAAAGACACTGTCccccgctctttctctctcagtataCTTTAGTGCGGGACAGAGTCCCTAGCGCTCTCCTCAGGTCTTTGGGACAGAACCCTCTCAGACTTTGATGTCCTCCTGGACACTCAGCTGGGACAGGGTCTTCTTGATGCGCAGGGCGGTGAGGCGGGCGGCTCCGTTGGCGTACCAACACTCCCTCATGATCTTCCCCATTACACGCAGGGCctggggggaaggggagggaggcaAAGGAGAGAAAGTAGACCGTTATCTAAAGCTCTGTGATAATGTAGTATGTTATCTAGAGCTCTGGGATAATGTAGAGTGTCATCTTAAAGCTCTGGGATAATGTAGTGTCATCTTAAAGCTCTGGGATAATGTAGTGTTATCTAAAGCTCTGGGATAATGTAGTATGTTATCTAGAGCTCTGGGATAATGTAGTATGTTATCTAGAGCTCTGGGATAATGTAGAGTTGAGCGAACATGAAGAAAATTAGATAAAGTAATACATGCAAATATGGTGCAGATATGCACAGGGCTAAACAAGCTTATCAAAACCACCAATGCATCCCCAGAGAACAAACCCGGCAAAAGAACATACTTAATTTACGTTATGTGTGTATACAATGTAATACTTATAAGAAACCAGTGACACTTTCATATTAGTGAGCAACTGCTGTGCTATCATAATAGGACTGTTTGATTGACCTTAAGAGCATGCATATCTATCTACATGTGTCTGTCACTACCTCGTAGCTCTGCCACCAGTTGGGCACGTTGGGCCGTAGTTTCTGGTCACAAACcaccttcctcatctcctctatggAGGGGTCAGAGGGCACCAGATCATAGTAGGGCAGCTGGTACTCCTCATGGATACCTAAGGGcagaggtcaaaggtcaggtAAGGCCCAGTTTCTAATTGATGATGAAATCAACTTTCAAACTACATTAAGATAGAGATACTGTATGCGTCGCAAAtgacacccttttccctatatcaTGCACTACTATAGGGGGTCATATGGGCAATAAATAGGGCAGGGTTCCCAACTGGCGTGCTGAATTCGGCGCACAGGCGATTTGATTTGGTCCCaggtttttgtattttttattgttggacataaaagactgaaAACACCAGAAAATCAGCTTCAAGTTATTTTAATATTGGAAATCGGTTCCAAAGCATTCCTATGCATAATAGAGAGATATACaccgagtggacaaaacattaagaacagccGCCCATGTTGACCCCAcacttgtgtcaagttgtctggatgtccttcgggtggtggaccattcttgatacacacaggaaactgatgAGCATGAAAAACTCAGTGTTGCagctcttgacacaaaccggtacgCCTGTCAactactaccatatcccgttcaaaggcactcaaatcttttgtcttgcacattcaccctctgaatggcacacatacacaatccatgcctcaattgtcttaagtttaaaaaaatatcatTATTTtacagtctcctccccttcatctacacggattgatgtggatttaacaagttaaatcaataagggatcatagctttcacgtggattcacctggtcagtctatatcatgttttgtacattcagtgtatgtGATTATATACAAATATAAGGAAGGTTTGCAAAGATTGTTTTAATCAAATATTATATATCTCTTTGGGCTTCTTGGGTCAATTTGTAGTCTACAAATGATTcgtaattatgttctggccccctgGTCATCCCCTCAAGAAGAAAAAACATCCagaggctgaatctagttgatgatccctgatatagccaatagggtgccagttggaaCCCAGCCAGAGTGTGCTGAGGGGGAGCCTGTCTGACCTCCAGCGTTGCAGCGGCGTGTGATCTCCCAGTACACCAGGCCCAGAGCGTAGATGTCTGCACACTTAAACGAATCAAAATGCCTCATGTTGATGCTCTCATCCAGAACCTCAGGGGCCATGTACCTGACACAGAGAAAAATAGGTCTTTGTAAGCTGGTCTACATCCCTGATAGGTGGTGGTATGTGTTGTGgtatgtgggagagagagagagagaggggggggggtcagtagGTGAAGTTGGGAAACAAGTACTTCTTAAGGTTGATGGCATGTGTATGTTTGTACCTCTTGGTGCCCACTCTCTGGTTGGGAGCGATGTCTATGGTGTCGGTGGTGGACTCGTGGCGCACTGCCAGCCCAAGGTCAGCGATGGCACATGTACTGTTCTTCTTCACCAGGATGTTCTTAGACTTGAGGTCCCGGTGGGCAATACCAGGCTTACctagaggaaggcagagagagttAGACTACCTGACAATCACTGCATTCCTGGCAATCAATGGAACTTATGTAACATGTTCGTGTGAAACAGGTGTTTTATGATATCCAATTCATTTAAATCAAACATTGATCATGGTTATCTGCAGTATACCACTGGCTTCCAATGACAGtcaacaacatttaaaaaaagtgttGAATGATGTTAATAACTGAACTATCAATAGATGCTTTACTTTAGAGGGGCTGCTATGCAAATCAAACAAGGCAGATCAATAACCCTGGAGTTTCCTATCAGCTAGTAAGCATGGCCTACATTCACTGTTTGCACAGGCCAGGAAAAGGTAGAGTAGGGAACATATCGAAGAGCCCAGAAGAATTGACACATACAGCAACATGCAATCCAGTTTGCACATGGGCACAAGTACAACACACTCACCCTGCGTGCCCAGGATCTCCATGTGCAGGTGTGCCAGGCCGCTGGCAGCCGACAGTGACAGTTTGATCATGCCCTCGATGGTCACAGAGTAGCGGTTCAGGTAGTCAAACAGAGAGCCGTACTCGTGGTAGTCTGACACCAGCCACAGCTGGGTCCATGTGCCATTAtctatgagagacagagagactaagTTTAGAGACCAATTGGTAGACCCGACACCACCCAATACGAAAAACTGACCTGAACACCAGATAGCTACAAGAAGTGCTCTTCGAAGGGGAATATTTTTTATGTGATGTCACACGATGACGGCCAATGTTTACCTTTGTTGTCCGCGGCGATGAATCCCAGGATGTTCTCATGGCGCAGCATGACGGTCTGGTAGATCTCAGCCTCCCGGAACCAGGAGCGCTCCTCTCTGGATGAGAAGATCTTCACCGCCacgtctcctcctctccagcggcCCCGCCATACCTCTCCGAAACGCCCCTTCCCTATGATCTCCTGCAGCACGATCGTCCTGGCTACCGTCCGCTGGACAAACAGAGGGAGGCctgcacagagacagaggacggagaggacagagacatacGGGACACAGAGACAAGGCAAAAAAAAGAGGAATATTCAGTCAAACAATGAATCACATTGCCTAATATCAACCACATTTCCCCCTATGGATCTTCTTTATCTATGGAAGACATCATTAAAGGTACAGTCACATTTATTGAGATAGATCAGACCCCTAGAGAGCCCCAGCGGAGCTGTACTGACCAGATCCTGATCCAGAGGTGGACATGTCATAGATGAGGTCCTGCAGGGTCTTGTCCTTGGCCATGTAGAGGTGGTCACAGGAGGGGTCCTCCACCTCCAGCCTCTGCCTGTGGCTGTAGGCCCTCTGGTGGTACTGGAACAGGAACACAGCCATGATTAGCAGCACACACAGCAGGCAGACGGGCCCTGCGACCACTGCCACCAGCTCCACTGGACCCCATGTACCATCAGGGCCAAAGCCGCCCCCCAGGCCCGGCCGCAAAGTCactgagaaagagggaagagagacaatgagaataAATACATAATTCACATgtaatctacactgaacaaaaatattaaaaacGCAACACattacaatttcaaagattttactgagttacagttaatttAAGGAAATAATTTTAAATatattaattaggccctaatctattaatttcacatgactgggaatacagataagcatctgtgaccaacagatgcataaaAAAAAAAGCTAGcagtgtggatcagaaaaccaatcagtatttgttgtgaccaccatttacctcaCACAGCGCGATACATCTCCTTCGTATAGAgtttatcaggctgttgattgtggcctgtgaaatgttgtcACACTCCGCTTCAATGGcagtgcgaagttgctggaacacgatgtcgtacacatcgatccagagcatcccaaacaatggatgacatgtctggtgattatgcaggccatggaagaactgggacatgttcagcttccaggaattgtgtgcagatccttgtgacatgggtgatggctgtgcattatcatgctgaaacatgaggtgatgatgGCAGATGAATGGCAGGACAATGGCCCTCATGATCTCGTCAcggcatctctgtgcattcaaattgtcatcaataaaatgcaattgtgttagttGTCCGCATCttgtgcctgcccataccataacccctcctccaccatggggcactctgttcacaacgttgacgtcGGCAAagtgctcgcccacacgacgccatacaagACCATGTTGAcaacgcagatgagcttcccggagacggtttctgacagtctgtgtagaaattctttggttgtgcaaactcaCAGTTTTACAAACTGTCCAGGTGGCTGATCtcagaccattccacaggtgaagaagccggatgtggaggtcctgtgctggtgtggttacacgtggtctgcggttgtgaggccggttggatatactgccaaattctctaaaactacatTGTAGGCAGcttattctctggcaacagctctggtgaacattcctgtagtcagcatgccaattgcccaCTCACTCAAAACTtgggacatctgtggcattgtgttgtgtaacaaaactgcacattgtaCTGGGGAAatgttattgtccccagcacaagttgcacctgtgtaatgatcatgctgtttagtcagcttattgatatgccacacctgtcaggtggatgaattagattggcaaaggagaaatgctcaccaacggggatgtaaacaaatttgtgcacaacattttagagaaataagccgtttgtgcatatggaacatttttgggatcttttatttcatttcagctcatgaaacatgggaccaacactttacatgttgcatttatatttttgttcagtatatatttaaTGAGTAAACATAACAACCCAAATGCAACTCTGAACTGTTTGAGACCCATGTCTTCTATGGCAGCAGATAGCCTGTGGAATGTGTGGAGCTCACCAGAGGGAACTTTGAGGTTGAGGCTGTTGCAGTAGTtagtgtagcagcagtgtgtgttgaGGAGGCCCTCAGCACTCAGGCAGTAGAAGGGCTGGCCCGGGGGTACCAGCTTGTCCCGGGTGATGCAGATACGAATGTGCTGCTCTTGGCCGTCGATGAAGGACGTGGAGGCCATGCAGGCCCCATCAGTCTCACACTGGGAGCCAGTCTTCTGACACTGGGCCGTGGTGCAGTTACACCACAAAGCtgcaaacagagagacagggagtatTTCAAAATGTTGTAATTGCTTATGAAGTTGTGTCTGGCGTTGACACGTAAGTGACATTTTTTCACTTCTCCACTGTATGAGAATGAAGTTCATATCCAGCAGAGGGCTCTCAAAGACAGCAGCAGTGCCACCAAGCATAGGACTATAGACAAACAGATTAACGGTGTGTTTATTACATTTTTCCTCCAAATGAAAAAACACCACGACAGCGTAACATCCCTACCCTACAGAGATGGTTCATCCAAAAAAACAGTATATGAACTTATCAACTGTAAATCAAACTGTATGACATCTTCAAAAGACGCGTTCGGAGGCGGGCCACGAAACAATTGTGGCCATTTTAAATGTCTCATCCATTTATATTATTGGATGGAGGGTCCTCCCGAGTGacgtagcggtctaaggcactgcatttcagtgcttgaggcgtcactacagacccgtgtTCGATCCCAGTCTCggtcacaactggccgtgaccgggtgtcccatagggcagtgcacagttggcccagcgtcgtttggGTTAGGGGACGGTTTGGCCGGCAGGGGACTTTACCTGGCTCATCGCGCTCTTGCGGCAGACTGGGTTCCTGCAGGCGGACTTCGGTCATCAGTTGAACAGtgcttcctccgacacattggtgcagctggcggGCGGGTGTTAAGGAGCGTGGCTTGGCGCCTCTCCCAAGCCCATTTGGGCAGGCCGCGTAAGAGTTctattttttttctcctttttttTTTCCGGGTCCTCTAATAGCGTAAAAAAAAgaaagtatacacacacacacacctaatattgagctgcacccacttttgccctcagaacagcctcaattcgtcaagCCATGGTGTCTCCAATGCTTCCCCTTCGCCCTTTAACCCtcaatgacacacatacacaatccatgtctcaattgtttcaaggctttaaaaatcattatttaacctgtctcctccccttcatctatactgatttaaagtggatttaacaagtgacatcaataaggggtcataCCTTTCACTTGGTCAGTTTAGGTTATGGATAaggcaggtgttcataatgttttgtacactcagtgtatcttGATTAGAGAAGTATTCAACCCAGTGCATACCTGGATAGTACAtgatttgcacattattatttttgttaattcttccaagatctgtcaagttggttgttgatcattgctagacagcaattttcaagtcttgGCAAAGATTTTCATGCCGATTTTAGTGAAATCTGTAACTAGGACCCTTAGGAACATTAAATgtagtcttggtaagcaactccagtgtatatttggccttgttatTTAGGCttttgttctgctgaaaggtgaatttgtctcctgttggaaagcagacagaaccaggttttcctctaggactttGCCTGTGCTTTGCTCTATCAGGCTACATTTCTTTTAATCCTAAATAACTCCCCAGTCAATGTCGATGacgagcatacccataacatgatgcagccaccatgcttgaaaatactgtatgaagagtggtacttgGTGACGTGTTGTGTATTCCCCAAACATAATCCTTTGTATTCAGGGCAAAAAGTGAAttcctttgccacattttttttgcagtattactttagtgcctaattgtaaacaggatgcatgttttggaataattTCACCATGCACAATGGGATATTCAGGACCTGAGAATCACCTGCAGCatgagcgacatcattgatatatacagagaagagagtcggcccgagaatagaagcctgtggcactcccatagactgccagaggtccggacaacatgccctccgatttgacacactgaactctgagaagtagttcgtgaaccaggcgaggcagtcatttgagaagccaaggctattgagtctgccaataagaatatggtgattgacagagtcgaaagccttggccaggtcgatgaagacggctgctcttttatcaatgg includes these proteins:
- the LOC124031280 gene encoding activin receptor type-1B-like isoform X2; translated protein: MASTSFIDGQEQHIRICITRDKLVPPGQPFYCLSAEGLLNTHCCYTNYCNSLNLKVPSVTLRPGLGGGFGPDGTWGPVELVAVVAGPVCLLCVLLIMAVFLFQYHQRAYSHRQRLEVEDPSCDHLYMAKDKTLQDLIYDMSTSGSGSGLPLFVQRTVARTIVLQEIIGKGRFGEVWRGRWRGGDVAVKIFSSREERSWFREAEIYQTVMLRHENILGFIAADNKDNGTWTQLWLVSDYHEYGSLFDYLNRYSVTIEGMIKLSLSAASGLAHLHMEILGTQGKPGIAHRDLKSKNILVKKNSTCAIADLGLAVRHESTTDTIDIAPNQRVGTKRYMAPEVLDESINMRHFDSFKCADIYALGLVYWEITRRCNAGGIHEEYQLPYYDLVPSDPSIEEMRKVVCDQKLRPNVPNWWQSYEALRVMGKIMRECWYANGAARLTALRIKKTLSQLSVQEDIKV
- the LOC124031280 gene encoding activin receptor type-1B-like isoform X1, producing MQCNGNITIMAKKQILLTLLVLGLFRSYDALWCNCTTAQCQKTGSQCETDGACMASTSFIDGQEQHIRICITRDKLVPPGQPFYCLSAEGLLNTHCCYTNYCNSLNLKVPSVTLRPGLGGGFGPDGTWGPVELVAVVAGPVCLLCVLLIMAVFLFQYHQRAYSHRQRLEVEDPSCDHLYMAKDKTLQDLIYDMSTSGSGSGLPLFVQRTVARTIVLQEIIGKGRFGEVWRGRWRGGDVAVKIFSSREERSWFREAEIYQTVMLRHENILGFIAADNKDNGTWTQLWLVSDYHEYGSLFDYLNRYSVTIEGMIKLSLSAASGLAHLHMEILGTQGKPGIAHRDLKSKNILVKKNSTCAIADLGLAVRHESTTDTIDIAPNQRVGTKRYMAPEVLDESINMRHFDSFKCADIYALGLVYWEITRRCNAGGIHEEYQLPYYDLVPSDPSIEEMRKVVCDQKLRPNVPNWWQSYEALRVMGKIMRECWYANGAARLTALRIKKTLSQLSVQEDIKV